A window from Leptidea sinapis chromosome 11, ilLepSina1.1, whole genome shotgun sequence encodes these proteins:
- the LOC126966980 gene encoding uncharacterized protein LOC126966980: MGSQSSFVTENLKKNLGLSIDDSSSVNVYGINNVGCRIYKKCEIKVKSRVMSFEINVKCLVVPQITGILPNSVISTELINIPNNIQLADPKYFSPADIDILLGADVYWEIVGSNIIKLGSNKPVLQESKLEWLVGGPLATSQSISCKVHCNFSQEIKDSLERFWNIDDLPQTKTYAVEEQLCEDDFKKNVCRLPNGRFSVHMPLKEGPEKALGDSYYIAKKCLESLERKFIKQPSLKVKYKEFINEYADLGHLTKINRPEFGYFMPHHAVIREKSETTKLRVVFNASSKTHTGKSLNDILMVGPVVQSDLISILLRFREHKYVLTGDIEKMFRQTEITPSQRHLQLILWREDCNQPIDILRLNTVTYGTASAPFLSSRCLLQLANECDYESIARLIKSDFYADDLNTGADTVERLQHIYKNVVEVLDSACLPIRKFRTNCPQLFHNETDCGKPMDFYKDSSVLGLNWSPTADQ; this comes from the coding sequence ATGGGCAGTCAGTCTTCATTCGTTAccgaaaatttaaagaaaaatctaGGGTTGTCTATTGATGATTCTAGTTCGGTTAACGTTTATGGAATTAATAATGTGGGCTGTaggatttataaaaaatgtgaaaTCAAAGTTAAATCAAGAGTTATGTCTTTTGAGATAAATGTCAAATGTTTGGTAGTGCCACAAATAACTGGTATTTTACCAAACTCAGTGATTAGCactgaattaataaatatacctaaCAATATTCAATTAGCTGACCCTAAATATTTCTCACCGGCTGATATAGACATACTGTTGGGTGCGGATGTATATTGGGAGATAGTCGGATCGAATATAATTAAACTCGGTTCGAATAAACCGGTGCTTCAAGAGTCTAAGCTCGAATGGCTTGTAGGTGGTCCCTTAGCAACAAGTCAGTCAATCTCATGTAAAGTTCATTGCAATTTTTCTCAGGAAATAAAGGATTCATTAGAAAGATTTTGGAACATTGATGACTTACCACAAACAAAAACATATGCTGTTGAAGAGCAGCTTTgtgaagatgattttaaaaagaATGTTTGTCGTCTGCCAAATGGCAGATTTTCTGTTCACATGCCTTTAAAGGAAGGACCAGAGAAAGCACTCGGTGATTCCTATTATATTGCTAAAAAATGCTTGGAAAGCctagaaagaaaatttattaaacaacCAAGTTTAAAGGTAAAGTATAAAGAATTTATCAATGAATATGCTGATTTAGGGCATCTAACTAAAATCAATCGACCAGAGTTTGGATACTTTATGCCACATCATGCTGTAATCCGCGAGAAATCTGAAACCACTAAATTAAGGGTGGTGTTCAACGCTTCGTCTAAAACTCATACAGGGAAATCACTCAATGATATTCTTATGGTCGGCCCAGTTGTGCAAAGTGACCTAATATCTATATTGCTTCGTTTTCGTGAGCATAAATATGTTCTAACAGGCGACATCGAGAAAATGTTCAGGCAAACCGAAATCACACCGTCGCAGCGTCATCTTCAGCTCATTTTGTGGCGTGAAGATTGTAATCAGCCTATTGATATTTTGCGTCTAAATACAGTAACCTATGGTACTGCGTCTGCGCCCTTTCTCAGTTCTCGGTGTCTCCTGCAATTAGCTAATGAATGTGACTATGAATCTATTGCTCGTTTAATCAAAAGCGATTTCTACGCTGATGATCTTAATACAGGCGCAGATACCGTAGAGCGCCTGCAACACATTTACAAAAATGTTGTCGAAGTTCTTGACTCAGCGTGTTTACCTATAAGAAAATTTCGTACTAACTGTCCTCAATTATTTCATAATGAAACTGATTGCGGAAAACCCATGGATTTTTATAAAGATTCCAGTGTCTTGGGTCTGAATTGGTCACCTACAGCGGATCAATAA